Genomic segment of Tursiops truncatus isolate mTurTru1 chromosome 5, mTurTru1.mat.Y, whole genome shotgun sequence:
AAGATTTGTTGGATTTCTGAGATTAGGAgattgatgtctttcatcagttctgGAACATTCTcagccatttttctttaaattgcttCTGTCCCACatactctctcttctctttctgggacttgGATTAGATGTATACTAGACCTCTTTgctctgtcctctatgtctgtgtctcaacctctctttcatattttctatctctttgcttCTCTGTCATCTGAAACCAGATAAGACTGAGGTATTTAAATATGAAAGCCAGATTTCCCCAGGGGGCAAATGCTAATATTAGCCCCAGGATCCAGACACTAAAGTTGGAACCATCCTGAGATAGGAGAGTTTCAACTGGGATGTTTTCATTAAGACAAGACCCTTGAAGGACTAAAGCATACCATCTTGCCTCCTGGCAGATGCAAATTCAGATGCTGTATGAATGAAAGCACCCCCAGTTTAAGGCCTAAGGATTCCCATATATTAGATTCAACTAAGTGTGAGctcataaacaaaaacaaaggaataagcTACCATGAATGAAAGCACAAATATAACGAACTTCATATTTGGACATCCAGAGACTTCAAATactaagaatgttttttctttacttgaacttaaaatgttttaaagtgtgTGTCTGCTTTAATTCGTATGGGATCCAGTTTTACTGTAATAGAAGTGTCCTTTGGCACATCTAGTCTGCTGTACTGGCATAAGTGGAAGCCTCTGTAGTGGAATTTTTTCAGTCACTAGTTAATAATTAATCAATTGAAATGATGGTCATGTTCATATGAGATTTTTTTGGCAGAGCTTGAGAATAActtcttttaaagttattaagaTCTGCTGTTTTTTTCCAAGTTGATGAAGGATGTTTGGAAAAGATTGTATGGcatgattaagaaaatggtaatttaGGACATtctgaataaaatgaaacttaGAATCAGATAGTTTATATTGTATCATAATAAAccagttttgatatttttatgtattagaaATGTATCGTTGTTTCTCTTAACATTATATGAGCCGATTTTTTAAGAACTTAATTACCAATGTTCCTTctaccctttttttcccctggaatttTTAGGCGTAATATTCATGggataagcaaagaaaaaataacaagaatGTTGGAACACTATCAACGTTTTGTTTCAGTGCCCATAATCATGAGTTCTTCAGTTCCAGAGAAAATGGAACGTATCGAGTTGTGTGCATATTCTTGTGACAGAAGTACTAGGTAGGTTAAAGTCTCTATGTAcagaaattcaatttaaaaacttaattttaaaaaatctgataattTAGGAACTTCTAAAATCACTgccaaataactttaaaaataaggtaggcatttgttgtttgtagggtTTAGGTATAGTCTTACCTGGAGCAGGATATATATGGTTAGCAAGAGAAGTAAAAGTTTATGTGGGTGATGACATACATGGGGGTTTCATTGTCTTTTGGTTTATGTAGGTCCATGTTTACACTATGAATACTCCTGCCTTCTTTATTTAACTTGCTGCTATTCCAATATTTATCTGTTACCTTATCTACCCTCTATTGTTATTTGGTATATAGTCACAttacttcttaattttcttaGGTATTAATAAAAATACTCTTTCAAGCTAGTATCGTAAAAATGTATTATGCATGGTATACTTTTACTAAGTAATAACAAGTCACAGCCTTTTGAAAGTTTGCAATTCAGGATAGTACTGATTATGTTAAAAACATTTAGGATACATAAAcaattgaataaataagtgagtaAAGAAGagtcttaaatataaataaagttctGAATTGCTCACATTTTTTGATGATTAGGGATGAGAGACCCTTTTAAAAAGGAgttgggaaaagaaaattcacaaatgcTCTTTTATTGAGGAGCAGTAttgcaaagtggttaagaatatgggctccttagctgtatttcctggcttcaaatcccaaaGCTTTGTAATCTTTGACAAATTATAAAATCTCTCTATATTTCGgctcctcatttgcaaaatggcaataataacacTTTGCTTATAAGGATCTCATAAGGATTATGAATTAATACTTGTGAAGGACTTATAAATAGCATCTGGTATATAGAAAACTGAATGTTAGGTGTGATTTCACTTAGGAAGGCTTCATGGGATAGTTGGGACTTTGAGAACTCctgcaataaagaaagaaaggaagatgagTTGTTAAATAAGGAAAATGCACTGAAGTTGAAAGTATAATGATTTGGCAAAAGTGCTCTGAGTCTGAAATTAACATTGAGGatggctttaaaaaatttagcAAGTGACATCTCAAATGAGAGCTGTCCTCCCTTTCTCTCATTTCACTTAATTGTGCAGATCATGTTGGTTGACTCTTTGAGACTTTGTAAATCAATCTTAAGCATTTTCCTCTGCAGCAAATGACAGGTGGTGTAGAGGCAGACCTAGTTTCACATATGTTAAGCTTAAATAGGTTGGAAAGGAGCTAGGGAGTGTCCTCTTCTGGGAACAAATTTAGAACCTTAACTTTAATATTTAATGCATAATAAACACCTTAACTGAAAATCTCATGTTAATTATTCAATTTGAAAGAATCTGAGTGCTTCTTGTATGCCAAGCGTTGTGCTAGGTGTTGGGATTACAATAAAGCGATGTGTTCATAGTGTATTAGGGAAGGATCAAGTGTCTCTCTTTCAGTTGAATGATTCTTTAAATCATAATATTAATGGCAACATTAAGAGATTTCCTTATaatacttaaaaacaaatcttACAGCCCAAGAGACAATGAAGATATTgcctctgaaaaagaagaaaatgttttatcctCGTCTCTGAAGCATCCAGAGTTAATTGAAGAGAAGAAACATGATGTGACCAAAGAAAATTTGTTACCTGAGAATGTTACATGTCTCCCTAATGCAGATTTAAACAacggaaaaaaagaaataagtggtATGAATCCTAACATTCAGAGTGCTTTCATTCACGAAGCtccagacatttatttttctaattctgaaaGCAAAGAACGAGCAATAGACAAACATGAAAAAGAAGAGCCAGTAGAAATGGCTCCTGAAAAAGAGTGTAGTAAAACCAATGCAGATAGTTTTGTAGAGAGAATATCACCAAGTATTTGCTGTGGTGGAAATAATCAAGAAGACTGTGGTCTTTCAAATACTGTACcacttcaaaatgaaaaatcttcATCTAGTGAAACGCTGGAAGAAAGAGCAGGAGTAAAGAAAAAAgcctttggaaaacaaaaaagcaaatcaaCTTCGGAAAAGTTCCCAAGACAAGAGCTGTCTTTTGTTGGTGACTGGCCAGTTGATAAGTCTATCGGTCAGAGGACAAAAAGGAACCGAAAAACTGAGAAAGCTTTATCTATACACAGTGACAAAAAGTATAATTGCCCTCAGTCACATAAAGTATTAGACAGTAGTTTATCTGTGAGTATAGATTGTATCCAGCCACGAGGATCTCCACATGAAAACGTAGAGGATGACAGCAAGTCACAGTGTGATGATGCCTCAGAATCTTTCAATAGCTGTAAATATGGTacttataaaaatactgaaaaagacTCATTTAACATTGTGGGTGACTGGCCTTCATCTGATTCTTTAGCTCAGAGAGAGCACAGATCAAGAATGCCAAAGGCTGGCTTAAATGAACCCAACCTAGAATTTGGAACTAACAACAGTATGAATGAAATGTCCTTATATACAGCACGTGAGGCCTGTTGGGGCACAAGCCCTGAAGAACTAAAAACGCTGGGTAGTTCTTCTCGAGGAAGTTCTGAAATGCTGCCCAATGAAATGACCTGTGAGAATAAAACTTGTCCAAGTAAAAAGATTCATAGGCAACACACATTGTCTCTTACTTTTACCAATAGTGTGTCAACTGCTCCTGGAGGAGTGGGACCACAAACTTTAGCtgaatttcaagaagaaaagacTAAAGAAGTCCCTGGAATAGAAGTAGGCAAGTGTACTCAGACTGAACCACAGGATTTTGCTCTCttatggaaaatagaaaagaataaaattagtgTTTCAGATTCTCTGAGAGTACTAACAGGAAGATTAGATGGATTTAAACCGAAAGCTCTCAATATTAACACAAAATTAGATGTTCAAGAAACAATTCCATATAGGGTAATGTATGACAAAAGCACATATGTTGAAGAAAGTGAGCTTACCAGTGCTGATGAATCTGAAAATCTTAACATTCTTTGTAAACTATTTGGATCGTTTTCATTAGAAGCCCTAAAAGACCTATATGAGAGGTGTAACAAAGATATTATTTGGGCCACGAGCCTTTTATTGGATTCTGAAACTAAATTATGTGAGGATACTGAATTTGAGAATATAGAAAAGTCATATGATGAAACACAAATTGGGCCATTTTCTCTGGGACTGAATTTGAAGGAAATTATTAGCCAAAGAGGAAGCTTAGAGGAGTCTAATTCTTCTGTGCGAGAATTTAGCCATGGAATTGGTATCAGTAACACGAATGCACAGTCCACCTGTAATTCAGAAAAGGAAAGCTTAGAGCAGGCAGAAATAAGAGCTGTAACTACTGAAAAACCTGGATTAATAACAGGTATACTTCCTAATGTAGATCTCAAGAATAATAATGAAGTACTTCCTAATAGTCAGGCAGAACTTTCAGGTTTATATAACGTTAAGCAGCTTTTTCCAGGCACTCTAAAAGCTACTACCACtaaaaatgtgaatgaaatgGAGAAGAATCCAGAAGTCACTGAGATTGGAGACAGtataaattcttctttgaatttgtctgatattttaaattctgtatcGAGCACTTCGGATCTTGAATTAcatgaagaaatttattttactgactCTTTTgacataaataaaagtgaaaatcttcCAAGGGATTATGTGAAATTTCCAAACACAGAAGAATTTATGAATGAAGATGAACAGGAAGTGGAAAAAATTCTAATGGCAGGGAGTGCTTTGTCAGCTGAAGTTACTGAAGAAGATAAAACTGAGACGTTGAATCCCACGCCAGTGATGGCCAAATCGCTGACCATAGACTGTCTGGAATTGGCATTGCCCCCTGAACTGGCTTTTCAGCTCAATGAATTATTTGGCCCTGTTGGTATTGATTCAGGTAAGGAAAAAGTAAATTACTTATATGTGTATCTTTGTGTAAGTAGAATATAGATAGAGGGTCtagttcaattttaaaattattttatgttactaGAAGTGTAAAAGTAATTTGTGTTGCCTACCTTATTATTTTTGACACAGTGTGTTTGTAGaagatttttaagtatataatttgaAGAAATAGAGAGTATTTAGATGGACTTTGTATTCATCTTGTGCATATACTGGAAGTTTTCTCTGGTATTTACCTCATACTTATTTGCACAGGTACATCTTTTTGAATCCTTTGGTGCTACTCCAGATACACTTAAGGCAAGATAATTCCTTAGAATACGCCTACTGGAAAGTCTTGACtaatggaaatgaatatattaaatatatttagtgTAATGGACATGAATAACTTAAATATATGAAACATAATGTAATTGTACCTGCCAAGAAGTGTGAAAACAATGacatattacataaaaatattccAAGAGATTTAGAACTAGAGACATAGGTtagtaattaaaaatacaaattagttTTATGATGCATAAGGTAGTTGAGTATGTTTTCTGCAAATGTATAATGAGTAatgatcatattttcttttcttttcttcccccgtCACAAGGGTCCCTAACAGTTGAGGACTGTGTGGTTCATATAGATCTGAATCTGGCTAAAGTGATtcatgaaaaatggaaagaatctgTAATGGTTGGTAGGCTTCTTTTTATAGAAAGCTCCTTTTGTGTACATTTTGTCACCTTTGCTCTTCAATAAAATCTGTTATATGAAAGATTCTATTGAATCTTGACTTTGAGAGAGAATTAATTTTACCAGTTAACaggttactgattttttttttctccttccagtattttagattatttccagaCTGGccaaattatataattaatgaTGGAGCTCAATAtgactgttgatttttttttttaatggaaaaaaatcataaatagttTTTTACTCCTTAAAGACTTGCAGTGCTAATTTtcataaacagtttttaaaaaatcacagcatAAGAGCTCtataagtagaaaaaatatatagatggaatcaatttataattatatttatctgCTTTTATTAGATTTAGCAAGAATGATTGATAGTTTTACAGGGAGAAATGATtactagagaaaaataatataagcttgttttctaatGCACCCTGCTTTGCCAATCCTGTTCTGCCTCTGTGTTTAGGAGCGACAAAGACAAGAAGAGGTATCCTGTGGCAAATTAATGCAAGGTAAAGCACATATTTTCACTTCTAATATTCTTGTCTTGATGTTGAaacttggtgtgtgtgtgtgaattttaacttttttttttttttaagcgtttatttatttggctgcggcaggtcttagttgtggcatgcgggatcttcattgccgcgtgtgggatctttgttgaggtgtgcaggatctttagttgcggcgtgaggggtcttttagttgtggcatgcaggctcttagttgtagcatgcgggatctaggtccctgaccagggatcgaacccgggccccctgcactgggagca
This window contains:
- the N4BP2 gene encoding NEDD4-binding protein 2 isoform X2 — protein: MPRRRKNLGGNPFRKTTNSKEVVSSVASHEEPTTTLPSMCETKVDQEELFTSISEMFSDLDPDVVYLMLSECDFKVENAMDCLLELSATDAKIEESPSKSFVASENQVDAVGCEIMEKCPPEEENEDSKMDSFLDMQLTEDLDSLIQNAFEKLNSSPDDHAYSFLPLQDVNNLSNPSAFINSDSSSTTPILSTQNMDLNSENVESSTSTLSSNSLTSHSLSNESKSFTKDNTLALEDSLLSSSLNVANDTTMDCSNQIQKELLESVCVETQFSQAPVDLDANELQAPLNLTVQNLGLGLLGTDGDQKSSVPDIFVPSEEFNFQSHKQTELLPKGKDVNYCPVLTPLPLLLPPPPPPPMWNPMIPAFDLFQGNHGFVAPVVTTAAHWRPVNYTFPPPVISHTSPTKVWRNKEGTSAYQVQETPASQVVRKKTSSYVGLVLVLLRGLPGSGKSFLARTLQEDNPSGVILSTDDYFYINGQYQFDVKYLGEAHEWNQNRAKEAFEKKSQKHKYKVLFREPDTWWKFKPKELARRNIHGISKEKITRMLEHYQRFVSVPIIMSSSVPEKMERIELCAYSCDRSTSPRDNEDIASEKEENVLSSSLKHPELIEEKKHDVTKENLLPENVTCLPNADLNNGKKEISGMNPNIQSAFIHEAPDIYFSNSESKERAIDKHEKEEPVEMAPEKECSKTNADSFVERISPSICCGGNNQEDCGLSNTVPLQNEKSSSSETLEERAGVKKKAFGKQKSKSTSEKFPRQELSFVGDWPVDKSIGQRTKRNRKTEKALSIHSDKKYNCPQSHKVLDSSLSVSIDCIQPRGSPHENVEDDSKSQCDDASESFNSCKYGTYKNTEKDSFNIVGDWPSSDSLAQREHRSRMPKAGLNEPNLEFGTNNSMNEMSLYTAREACWGTSPEELKTLGSSSRGSSEMLPNEMTCENKTCPSKKIHRQHTLSLTFTNSVSTAPGGVGPQTLAEFQEEKTKEVPGIEVGKCTQTEPQDFALLWKIEKNKISVSDSLRVLTGRLDGFKPKALNINTKLDVQETIPYRVMYDKSTYVEESELTSADESENLNILCKLFGSFSLEALKDLYERCNKDIIWATSLLLDSETKLCEDTEFENIEKSYDETQIGPFSLGLNLKEIISQRGSLEESNSSVREFSHGIGISNTNAQSTCNSEKESLEQAEIRAVTTEKPGLITGILPNVDLKNNNEVLPNSQAELSGLYNVKQLFPGTLKATTTKNVNEMEKNPEVTEIGDSINSSLNLSDILNSVSSTSDLELHEEIYFTDSFDINKSENLPRDYVKFPNTEEFMNEDEQEVEKILMAGSALSAEVTEEDKTETLNPTPVMAKSLTIDCLELALPPELAFQLNELFGPVGIDSGSLTVEDCVVHIDLNLAKVIHEKWKESVMERQRQEEVSCGKLMQDPSLVGRVGLDNPEQKSSQRTGKKLLKTLAAPEMQPLLDHWNTHTKKVSLREIMSEEIALQEKHDLRREPLIFEKDCATKLKEKQLFKIFPAINQNFLVDIFKDHNYSLEHTVQFLNCVLEGDPVKTVVAQEFVHQNENVTSHTAQKSKEKKAKKLKETEDIPSEPSFQDFEYPEYDDYRAEAFLHQQKRMECYSKAKEAYRMGKKNVATFYAQQGSLHEQKMKEANHLAAVEIFEKVNASLLPQNVLDLHGLHVDEAIEHLMTVLQEKTEEFKQNGGKPYLSVITGRGNHSQGGVARIKPAVIKYLTSHSFRFSEIKPGCLKVMLK
- the N4BP2 gene encoding NEDD4-binding protein 2 isoform X3, producing MFSSISGLYPLSASSTFLPATPVVTTKNASIYHLMSPGGSIIPQLRIIDLEFENAMDCLLELSATDAKIEESPSKSFVASENQVDAVGCEIMEKCPPEEENEDSKMDSFLDMQLTEDLDSLIQNAFEKLNSSPDDHAYSFLPLQDVNNLSNPSAFINSDSSSTTPILSTQNMDLNSENVESSTSTLSSNSLTSHSLSNESKSFTKDNTLALEDSLLSSSLNVANDTTMDCSNQIQKELLESVCVETQFSQAPVDLDANELQAPLNLTVQNLGLGLLGTDGDQKSSVPDIFVPSEEFNFQSHKQTELLPKGKDVNYCPVLTPLPLLLPPPPPPPMWNPMIPAFDLFQGNHGFVAPVVTTAAHWRPVNYTFPPPVISHTSPTKVWRNKEGTSAYQVQETPASQVVRKKTSSYVGLVLVLLRGLPGSGKSFLARTLQEDNPSGVILSTDDYFYINGQYQFDVKYLGEAHEWNQNRAKEAFEKKVSPIIIDNTNLQAWEMKPYVALSQKHKYKVLFREPDTWWKFKPKELARRNIHGISKEKITRMLEHYQRFVSVPIIMSSSVPEKMERIELCAYSCDRSTSPRDNEDIASEKEENVLSSSLKHPELIEEKKHDVTKENLLPENVTCLPNADLNNGKKEISGMNPNIQSAFIHEAPDIYFSNSESKERAIDKHEKEEPVEMAPEKECSKTNADSFVERISPSICCGGNNQEDCGLSNTVPLQNEKSSSSETLEERAGVKKKAFGKQKSKSTSEKFPRQELSFVGDWPVDKSIGQRTKRNRKTEKALSIHSDKKYNCPQSHKVLDSSLSVSIDCIQPRGSPHENVEDDSKSQCDDASESFNSCKYGTYKNTEKDSFNIVGDWPSSDSLAQREHRSRMPKAGLNEPNLEFGTNNSMNEMSLYTAREACWGTSPEELKTLGSSSRGSSEMLPNEMTCENKTCPSKKIHRQHTLSLTFTNSVSTAPGGVGPQTLAEFQEEKTKEVPGIEVGKCTQTEPQDFALLWKIEKNKISVSDSLRVLTGRLDGFKPKALNINTKLDVQETIPYRVMYDKSTYVEESELTSADESENLNILCKLFGSFSLEALKDLYERCNKDIIWATSLLLDSETKLCEDTEFENIEKSYDETQIGPFSLGLNLKEIISQRGSLEESNSSVREFSHGIGISNTNAQSTCNSEKESLEQAEIRAVTTEKPGLITGILPNVDLKNNNEVLPNSQAELSGLYNVKQLFPGTLKATTTKNVNEMEKNPEVTEIGDSINSSLNLSDILNSVSSTSDLELHEEIYFTDSFDINKSENLPRDYVKFPNTEEFMNEDEQEVEKILMAGSALSAEVTEEDKTETLNPTPVMAKSLTIDCLELALPPELAFQLNELFGPVGIDSGSLTVEDCVVHIDLNLAKVIHEKWKESVMERQRQEEVSCGKLMQDPSLVGRVGLDNPEQKSSQRTGKKLLKTLAAPEMQPLLDHWNTHTKKVSLREIMSEEIALQEKHDLRREPLIFEKDCATKLKEKQLFKIFPAINQNFLVDIFKDHNYSLEHTVQFLNCVLEGDPVKTVVAQEFVHQNENVTSHTAQKSKEKKAKKLKETEDIPSEPSFQDFEYPEYDDYRAEAFLHQQKRMECYSKAKEAYRMGKKNVATFYAQQGSLHEQKMKEANHLAAVEIFEKVNASLLPQNVLDLHGLHVDEAIEHLMTVLQEKTEEFKQNGGKPYLSVITGRGNHSQGGVARIKPAVIKYLTSHSFRFSEIKPGCLKVMLK